Proteins from a genomic interval of Haemophilus parainfluenzae T3T1:
- a CDS encoding DNA translocase FtsK, giving the protein MAMKVTFKRDPLFEDVKKFVQQEKFTSGSRIQRKFSLGFNRAARIVAQLEEAGVISPMKNGQRKVL; this is encoded by the coding sequence ATGGCAATGAAAGTCACTTTTAAACGAGATCCACTTTTTGAGGATGTAAAAAAATTCGTGCAACAAGAAAAATTTACATCTGGTTCACGGATTCAACGCAAATTTAGTTTAGGCTTTAATCGAGCTGCGAGAATTGTAGCGCAGCTAGAGGAAGCTGGGGTTATTTCACCAATGAAAAATGGACAGAGAAAAGTATTATGA
- a CDS encoding AAA family ATPase: MSKFKLNPPSVSPYTEKLMLQLLLEYRGFAEVFHEDVWHYDNIAAALGLPSEMERCDDFRAKVKKLLQARNKTLPKLTALCVNENPIIQQNIDTLTQLLSLNTTEQTLFRLSVQLRLDEPLKKLSEVLPKSNFVGVSEVLSNLFGLPKSDIISALKDKGKLLGYGLLERNYNPDSLHDYLDWGKMLDFDEFISEPLNEQVLLKACTKPAIEPSLSLDDFAYLNEMKTMMLDYLQSSFATHRKGVNILIYGAPGTGKTEFATLLAKAVSVSAHNITYMDENEEVIRAEERLNKCRVAQKILEGQSSLLIFDEIEDVFRAGFFERSVAQKNKAWMNQLLENNNVPMIWISNSVFGIDPAFLRRFDFILEMPDLPLKNKSALITQLTEGKLSSAYVQHFAKVRSLTPAILSRTIRVAKELNTSNFAETLLMMFNQTLKSQNKPKIEPLVLGKADYNLDYVACNDNIHHISEGLKRSKKGRICCYGPPGTGKTAWAAWLAEELDMPLLLKQGSDLLDSYVGGTERNIAQAFEQAKNDNALLVLDEVDTFLFSREGADRSWEHSQVNEMLTQIERFEGLMVVSTNLIEVLDPAALRRFDLKLKFDYLTLKQRLDFAKQQAEILGLPSLSEEDLSQIESLNLLTPGDFAAVARRHQFSPFQKVQDWLSSLQGECEVKPAFSSTTRRIGF; the protein is encoded by the coding sequence ATGTCTAAATTCAAACTTAACCCCCCATCGGTTTCCCCTTATACCGAAAAATTAATGTTGCAACTTTTATTGGAATATCGAGGATTTGCAGAGGTTTTTCATGAAGATGTTTGGCACTATGACAATATTGCAGCGGCTTTAGGTTTACCGAGTGAAATGGAGCGTTGCGATGATTTTCGTGCGAAAGTAAAAAAATTATTACAAGCACGAAATAAAACGTTGCCAAAATTGACCGCTCTTTGCGTAAACGAGAATCCAATTATTCAACAAAATATTGATACGCTGACCCAATTATTATCATTGAATACTACTGAGCAGACGCTTTTCCGTTTATCGGTTCAGCTACGCTTAGATGAGCCATTGAAAAAATTGAGCGAGGTATTACCAAAATCTAATTTTGTAGGGGTAAGTGAGGTATTATCAAATTTATTTGGTTTGCCAAAATCGGACATTATTTCTGCCTTAAAAGATAAGGGAAAACTATTAGGCTATGGCTTGCTTGAACGAAACTATAATCCAGATAGCCTCCATGACTATTTGGATTGGGGAAAAATGTTAGATTTTGATGAATTCATCTCAGAACCATTAAATGAGCAGGTGTTATTAAAAGCTTGTACAAAACCAGCTATTGAACCTAGTTTGAGTTTAGACGATTTTGCTTATTTAAACGAGATGAAAACAATGATGCTGGATTATCTTCAGTCCTCATTCGCTACTCATAGAAAAGGTGTAAATATTTTAATTTATGGTGCACCAGGTACAGGAAAAACAGAGTTCGCAACGTTATTAGCAAAAGCAGTGAGTGTTTCGGCACATAATATTACTTATATGGATGAAAATGAGGAAGTGATCCGAGCGGAAGAGCGTTTGAATAAATGCCGTGTTGCACAAAAGATTTTAGAAGGGCAATCTTCGTTATTGATTTTTGATGAAATAGAAGATGTTTTTCGCGCTGGTTTTTTTGAGCGTTCAGTAGCGCAGAAAAATAAAGCTTGGATGAATCAATTATTAGAAAATAACAATGTGCCGATGATTTGGATATCTAATTCTGTTTTTGGCATAGATCCTGCTTTTTTACGCCGATTTGATTTTATTTTAGAAATGCCTGATTTGCCGTTGAAAAATAAGTCAGCATTGATTACGCAACTGACTGAGGGGAAATTAAGTTCGGCTTATGTGCAGCATTTTGCGAAAGTGCGGTCATTAACGCCGGCGATTTTAAGCCGTACAATTCGGGTGGCAAAGGAACTCAACACATCTAATTTTGCTGAGACTTTGCTCATGATGTTTAATCAAACCTTAAAATCGCAAAATAAACCGAAAATCGAACCGCTTGTTTTAGGCAAAGCCGACTATAACTTGGATTATGTGGCTTGTAATGACAATATTCATCATATTAGTGAAGGGTTAAAACGGTCGAAAAAAGGGCGAATTTGTTGCTATGGCCCGCCAGGAACAGGAAAAACTGCTTGGGCAGCATGGCTTGCTGAGGAGTTAGATATGCCACTGTTGTTAAAACAAGGCTCTGATTTACTTGATTCTTATGTGGGCGGAACAGAACGAAATATTGCACAAGCCTTTGAACAAGCGAAAAATGATAATGCGTTATTGGTGCTAGATGAAGTAGATACCTTCTTATTTTCTCGAGAAGGCGCAGACCGAAGTTGGGAACATTCACAAGTGAATGAAATGTTGACACAAATTGAACGTTTTGAGGGATTAATGGTGGTTTCAACAAACCTGATTGAAGTGCTTGATCCAGCAGCATTACGTCGCTTTGATTTGAAATTGAAGTTTGATTATTTAACACTGAAACAACGTTTAGATTTTGCTAAACAACAGGCTGAAATCTTAGGGTTGCCATCATTATCGGAAGAGGATTTAAGTCAGATTGAATCGCTTAATCTGCTGACGCCTGGAGATTTTGCTGCAGTGGCTCGTCGTCACCAATTTTCTCCTTTTCAAAAGGTGCAAGATTGGCTGAGCTCATTACAAGGTGAATGTGAAGTGAAACCAGCGTTTTCTTCAACGACACGACGGATTGGGTTCTAA
- a CDS encoding DUF262 domain-containing protein, which translates to MSYQGISIREVLDKINANTNGWYLPEVQRQYVWGNRNNSEDYVCLLLDSLLQGYPIGGIVVWENSAKVPFRLFLTDYASNKFNKSVEEGRWGQSKSLVYDGQQRLQTLYSVLKYTFNDRVLHYDLFFDAKNANADETGFLFRNKDATPELRYLKLTELCSISCPEASEESEAKYTIEDRLKPLYEHDKEKRPIVCQNFDRLWDVFVKDHKKQIAYFSIKANSPDTANEVFRRLNIGGVSLTSVELVLSKIKAKYYDFEEKLWELSNKIKKYDIEFSSEQLLQLLYLLIKGTIRVDDRYFKGTDEELDLFNSKLEDVEIPLLDFFNYLRSEFNINHNYIIPRWAAILPMIIYLIRRNEINHNYKWSDNYNDEHKKQMKAVHQYFLSSQILDWNTQTMVNEFSRLATEAAKNQHEFPLSEIKAFAVSKNRVGELNESNFTWQPWFALKMLQPGRAFNFTENKPHIDHIFPMNRGIDDEIYQNEVDVLWNFQILPAGVNLYKWNKSPKEFLLSHPELKEKFDFIPDLDSEVWNNYIDFIQYRKNLMIKYLKERYDISLNS; encoded by the coding sequence ATGTCTTACCAAGGAATCTCCATTCGTGAAGTTTTAGATAAAATTAATGCCAATACAAACGGTTGGTATTTGCCGGAAGTGCAACGCCAGTATGTTTGGGGAAATCGCAATAATTCTGAAGATTATGTGTGCTTATTATTAGATTCTTTATTGCAAGGTTATCCTATCGGCGGGATTGTTGTATGGGAAAATTCAGCTAAAGTACCTTTCCGACTATTCTTAACTGATTACGCATCAAATAAATTCAATAAGTCGGTTGAAGAAGGTAGATGGGGGCAAAGTAAATCGTTAGTTTATGATGGGCAGCAACGATTACAAACTTTATATTCTGTACTGAAATATACATTTAATGATCGGGTTTTACATTATGATTTATTTTTTGATGCTAAAAATGCAAATGCAGATGAAACAGGTTTCTTATTTAGAAATAAGGATGCAACCCCTGAATTACGTTATTTAAAGTTGACAGAGCTTTGTTCTATATCTTGTCCAGAAGCATCGGAAGAATCGGAAGCAAAATATACTATCGAAGATAGGTTAAAACCTTTGTATGAGCATGATAAAGAAAAAAGACCTATTGTTTGTCAAAATTTTGATAGATTATGGGATGTTTTTGTAAAAGATCATAAAAAACAAATTGCTTATTTCTCAATTAAAGCAAATAGTCCTGATACGGCAAATGAGGTTTTTCGTCGATTAAATATTGGAGGAGTTTCGTTGACTTCAGTAGAATTGGTTTTAAGTAAAATAAAGGCAAAATATTATGATTTTGAAGAGAAATTATGGGAGCTTTCTAATAAAATTAAAAAATATGATATTGAATTTTCTTCAGAACAGTTATTGCAATTACTTTATCTTTTGATTAAGGGGACAATTCGCGTAGATGATCGCTACTTCAAGGGAACTGATGAGGAACTTGATCTATTTAATAGTAAATTAGAAGATGTAGAGATTCCTCTTCTTGATTTTTTTAATTATTTAAGAAGCGAGTTTAATATAAACCATAATTATATCATACCTAGATGGGCAGCTATATTGCCAATGATAATTTATTTAATTAGACGAAACGAGATTAATCATAATTATAAATGGAGTGATAATTATAATGACGAACATAAAAAGCAAATGAAAGCTGTTCATCAATACTTTTTATCTTCACAAATTTTGGATTGGAATACGCAGACAATGGTCAACGAATTTTCTCGTTTGGCTACAGAAGCAGCAAAAAATCAACATGAATTTCCTCTAAGTGAAATCAAAGCATTTGCAGTATCCAAAAATCGTGTAGGTGAATTAAATGAAAGTAACTTTACTTGGCAGCCTTGGTTTGCTTTAAAAATGTTACAACCAGGAAGAGCATTTAATTTTACGGAAAATAAACCTCATATTGATCATATATTTCCAATGAATAGAGGTATTGATGATGAGATTTATCAAAATGAAGTTGATGTCTTATGGAATTTCCAAATATTACCTGCAGGTGTAAATCTTTATAAATGGAATAAATCTCCGAAAGAATTTTTATTGTCTCATCCAGAGCTTAAAGAAAAATTTGATTTTATTCCTGATTTGGATAGTGAAGTATGGAATAATTACATAGACTTTATCCAGTATCGTAAGAACTTAATGATAAAGTATTTAAAAGAACGATATGATATTTCTTTAAATTCCTAA
- a CDS encoding PP2C family protein-serine/threonine phosphatase, translated as MENFCEITFCQQIGSNKRHNQDALFNGEAVFQYKLKTAEKRLENRPHFIVGVADGISNSNRPEKASKLAMQLLSQMESISSQTIYDLQSSLSAELAEDYFGAATTFVAAEIDQITRKAKILSVGDSRAYLIDAQGKWQQITQDHSILSELLTDFPDKKEEDFATIYGGVSSCLVADYSEFQDKIFYQEIKIQQGESLLLCSDGLTDGLSAEVREKIWKQYDNDKSRLTVCRKLVAKQVFYDDLSMVILK; from the coding sequence ATGGAAAATTTTTGCGAAATTACCTTCTGCCAACAAATTGGCAGCAACAAGCGACACAACCAAGATGCCCTTTTTAATGGTGAGGCGGTGTTTCAATATAAACTCAAAACGGCTGAAAAACGCCTTGAAAACCGACCGCACTTTATTGTGGGCGTGGCAGATGGTATTTCCAATAGCAACCGACCTGAAAAAGCGAGCAAGTTGGCAATGCAATTATTAAGCCAAATGGAAAGCATAAGTAGTCAAACGATCTACGATTTACAATCTAGTTTATCTGCAGAATTAGCGGAGGATTATTTTGGCGCAGCAACCACTTTTGTTGCGGCTGAAATTGATCAAATAACCCGTAAAGCCAAAATTCTCAGCGTAGGCGATAGCCGTGCTTATTTAATTGATGCCCAAGGAAAATGGCAACAAATTACGCAAGATCATTCAATTCTGTCTGAATTATTGACTGATTTTCCCGATAAAAAAGAAGAAGATTTTGCCACGATTTATGGCGGTGTTTCTTCTTGTTTAGTCGCGGATTATTCCGAATTTCAAGATAAAATTTTTTATCAAGAAATTAAAATTCAACAAGGGGAAAGTTTATTACTGTGTTCTGATGGATTAACAGATGGACTTTCTGCTGAAGTAAGAGAAAAAATTTGGAAACAATATGATAATGATAAATCTCGATTGACGGTGTGTCGTAAATTAGTTGCGAAGCAAGTCTTTTATGATGATTTATCGATGGTTATTCTTAAATGA
- a CDS encoding SIR2 family NAD-dependent protein deacylase has protein sequence MKNDLNYAVELIHKADGILITAGAGMSVDSGLPDFRSVGGFWNAYPMFKGRNINFEDIATPLAYETHQELAYWFYGHRLSQYRATIPHDGYQILKRWAESKPYGYFVFTSNVDGHFQKAGFEEGRIYEVHGTLERLQCAHNCRDLSWSAKEFQPVVDNENLRLLSEPPRCPYCQRLARQNVLMFDDYFYSSNYQNLKRNKLDLWLKEVQNLVVIELGAGKAIPTVRRFSERTAKAKKGGFIRINPQDAGVPKMHFLSLEMKALDALKAIDRLLNPSQ, from the coding sequence ATGAAAAATGACTTAAATTATGCAGTGGAACTTATCCATAAGGCTGATGGCATTTTAATTACGGCCGGGGCAGGAATGAGCGTAGATTCAGGTTTGCCAGATTTTAGAAGTGTCGGCGGGTTTTGGAATGCTTACCCAATGTTTAAAGGCCGCAATATCAATTTTGAAGATATTGCGACGCCATTGGCTTATGAAACTCATCAAGAGTTAGCTTATTGGTTTTACGGGCATCGCTTATCGCAATATCGCGCAACAATCCCGCATGATGGCTACCAAATTTTAAAACGTTGGGCAGAAAGCAAACCGTATGGTTATTTTGTTTTTACAAGTAATGTGGATGGGCATTTTCAGAAAGCAGGGTTTGAAGAAGGGCGCATTTATGAAGTGCATGGCACACTAGAGCGTTTGCAGTGTGCGCATAATTGCCGCGATTTAAGTTGGTCTGCAAAAGAATTTCAACCTGTGGTGGATAACGAAAACTTGCGCTTATTGAGTGAGCCACCTCGTTGTCCTTATTGTCAGCGTTTAGCAAGACAGAATGTACTCATGTTTGACGATTATTTTTACAGCAGTAATTATCAAAATTTAAAACGAAATAAGCTCGATTTATGGTTAAAAGAAGTGCAAAATCTCGTCGTCATCGAACTGGGGGCGGGGAAAGCTATTCCAACTGTGCGTCGCTTTTCTGAACGTACGGCGAAAGCAAAAAAGGGTGGATTTATCCGTATTAACCCACAAGATGCAGGTGTGCCGAAAATGCACTTTTTAAGTCTAGAAATGAAGGCGTTAGATGCCCTAAAAGCGATTGATCGCCTGCTAAATCCTTCTCAATAA
- the rhuM gene encoding RhuM family protein — MNNQNPIEIYQAQDGTTQVEVRFENDTVWLSQAQMANIFDTSSDNISLHLKNIFNEAELDENLTTEDFSVVRQEGKRQVTRKVKHYNLDAIISVGYRVKSKSATNFRIWATARLKEYLTQGYTINQKRLQQNAHELEQALALIQKTANSSELTLESGRGLVDIVSRYTHTFLWLQQYDEGLLTEPQTQQGGTLPTYIEACSALAELKLQLMAKGEASDLFGRERDNGLSAILGNLDQSVFGEPAYPSIEAKAAHLLYFVVKNHPFSDGNKRSGAFLFVDFLHRNGRLFDHDGHPVINDTGLAALTLLVAESDPKQKETLIRLIMHMLKHKQDK, encoded by the coding sequence ATGAATAACCAAAATCCGATTGAAATTTACCAAGCTCAAGATGGCACAACACAAGTGGAAGTAAGATTTGAAAATGATACCGTTTGGCTTTCTCAGGCGCAGATGGCAAATATTTTTGATACTAGCTCAGATAACATAAGCCTACACTTAAAAAATATTTTTAATGAAGCAGAACTTGATGAAAATTTAACTACCGAGGATTTCTCGGTAGTTCGACAAGAAGGGAAAAGACAAGTTACTCGTAAGGTTAAACATTATAATTTGGATGCTATTATTTCAGTAGGCTATCGAGTGAAGTCTAAATCTGCAACAAATTTTAGAATCTGGGCAACGGCACGTTTAAAAGAATATCTGACTCAAGGCTATACCATTAACCAAAAACGTTTACAGCAAAATGCTCACGAATTAGAACAAGCACTTGCACTCATTCAAAAAACGGCAAACTCATCAGAATTAACGCTAGAAAGTGGTCGTGGATTAGTGGATATTGTCAGCCGTTATACGCATACCTTTTTATGGCTACAACAATATGATGAAGGTTTACTTACCGAACCACAAACACAGCAAGGCGGTACGTTACCGACTTATATTGAGGCCTGTTCTGCACTAGCAGAGTTAAAATTACAGCTGATGGCAAAAGGTGAAGCAAGTGATCTGTTTGGACGTGAACGAGATAATGGCTTATCTGCGATTCTAGGCAATTTAGATCAAAGTGTATTTGGTGAACCCGCTTATCCAAGCATTGAAGCAAAAGCAGCGCATTTACTTTATTTTGTCGTCAAGAACCATCCTTTTTCAGATGGTAATAAACGCAGTGGCGCATTTTTATTTGTCGATTTCTTACATAGAAATGGGCGTTTGTTTGATCATGATGGACACCCTGTTATCAATGATACGGGGCTTGCAGCACTCACTTTATTAGTTGCTGAATCTGATCCGAAACAAAAAGAAACGCTTATTAGGCTTATTATGCATATGCTTAAACATAAGCAAGATAAGTAA